A window of Colletes latitarsis isolate SP2378_abdomen chromosome 11, iyColLati1, whole genome shotgun sequence genomic DNA:
ATAAGCAACTGCGTTCTTGAAAGAACTTCTTTCCGCTGTAGTACAAATGTCTGCATCAAcaggtaaaaatatttaaataaatgttataaCGATAGAAATAAAacgttttataaaaaaatattcgcaCAAAATAGaggtaattatttttattgtttatcAAATACGTATATACCGTTATTGATTGAAAGTTATTTTTTAAGTAAGTAAATTCTTCAAGTAAGCGTTGGTCATATGACTTATTgcgattttctttttattcttcATATTGAAAACGTGTTAGCGTGATAAAACAATTGTAATTTTAAAGATTATTAGAAATTCTGCAAGATTAATATCTATTACGAACATATTGTACATTTTGCGCTGTAAAAGTTACAGATGAAATTACGTCGCTACTAAAGTTCATGTTGCGGTTTATAATTTTTCCGAGATGTATATTGTGTGAACACTTTTGTAAAAGAAAAAATACTTTATCTAAAACTTTTTCATTGATATTTCAATGTAATTAAGTAATAAATTATATGATAGATTGTACATAATAATCACGTAGTTTTAAAGTGTAAATCATTTCAATACATAaagtatgaattattttctcctgTACGTAAATTTTTATGATTGCAGGCAATAGTAAAGAAAATGTCCCACAGCATGACACAGAAACATTGAAAGGAGAATTCAATCCTACTGGTTAGagttcttctttcattttttcaaAACAGTTATTTTAAATTAGTGTTCTATGTTTCAactattagatcaatattttatagaacacCAACATATTCGATATAATCCCTTGAAGGGAGAATGGGTAATAGTGTCGCCAAATCGAATGAAACGACCATGGGGGGGACAAATCGAACCAAGTATAGAGGAAGAACTTCCAGATTACGATCCTGATAATCCACTTTGTCCAGGCAATGTTAGAGCCAGTGGACAGGTGAtattttcacatatttgcttcaaaattttattttaaaagtaaCGAATTCTAAATTTCTCTCACTTTCTATAGATAACTCCAATATATGAAAACACATATTCATTTGTCAATGATTTTCCTGCATTATTAGAATCTGTTCCCAGTCCATCGGTGTCGGAAGATGAACTATTTCAGATGGACTCTGCCAGAGGTACATGTAAAGTAATGTGCTTTCACCCAAAATCAAATGTAACAATAGCCCTTATGAAAACATCTGAAATCAAGGAAGTGGTTAAACGGTATGTTTGCGGTAAAAATATTTACTGTACTCTAAATTCTTATTCAATAAGTATTATTCTACGTCAGATGGATTTTTGAAATGCTTGAATTGGGAGAAAAATGGACTTGGGTGCAAATTTTTGAAAATCGTGGTGCTTTAATGGGGTGTAGTAATGTACATCCACATTGTCAAATTTGGGCCAGTTCTTTTTTACCAAACGAAGCCAAAATAAAAGATAGATACCTTAGTGATTATTATAATCGTAATAAGAAACCACTTCTCATTGATTATGTGCAGAAAGAACTTCTTAAAAAGGTGGGGCGCATTAATCATGTGATCTATATTTGTGTAAAACATGTCGTATAGTAATATACACGACAATTAAATATGTtagtttttttgtaaaaattataaaaaatattaaatgttatatatatataaatttatatgTAAATTATTTACTTACTTTATAGGAACGTATTGTATTGGAAAATCGCGATTGGGTAGTCTTGGTGCCATTCTGGGCAGTATGGCCATATGAAACTATGATATTACCTAAAAAGCAAATATCCAGAATGCAGGATTTAACAGAAAGTCAGCAAGAGTCTTTGGCAGTTGTTATGAAAATATTATGTACAAAATATGATAATTTATTCAATTGCTCTTTTCCATATTCTATGGGCTGGCATGGTATAACAtaacattatttattataaacattTACCAAAAAGATATTATAagtaatattttgttttttaaggGGCACCAACTGGTCCATATGCAAAACAGGATTATCCTTATTGGACTTTCCATGGTATTTACTTACCCCCTTTATTACATTCTGCAAACATAAAGAAATATATGTCTGGCTATGAGCTCTTTGCACAAGCACAAAGAGACTTAACGCCGGAACAAGCGGCAGAGAAATTACGAAGTTTATCGAATTCTCACTTTAAGCATCCGGAAACAAGTTTAACTAGTTGcgaaatagataaatattttaaataaattaatttactttGCATATAACTATATTCTTGTAGATGTATATGTTACTCgcatatacattatttgtaaaactGTATATTATTGAATTATGGGCAGATGAACTTTATGAATAAAAAGCATAATAAGTATAATAAATGaacataattatatttaaaatttatataattaatacaCAGGAAACGTATGATCAATTTTTTTACTCCATGCATGAATTCCTCCAATTATATCTTTTATTTCTAAATTACTTTCGTTCAACATCTTTTGAAAGTGTTTTACAGCCTTTTGTGAATCATTTCCTCTTCTACACATAACATATACTGAAAGAATATGCGATAAAAGaaaattcttttaaaatttAGACCAAATAATTGTATACTTACAACCAATTTCGTCGTGGTCTTTTCTCATTTCttgcattttattttttattagcattatcctttcattattattaatttcgttCAATGGTACATTTACGGAATTCTTTAaacgacaaatttgaaattcttcGGGTGAACGTACATCGATCAACATGTGAGGTTTTGTACCTAGTTTTAATGTTGCATTATATTCTTCCACGCTTATTCGTTCCTCGTTCTTTAATATAGTTAACTTCGGATCTTTATCATTTGCTTTTGCACCACAAAATTGCTCATAATCGATCAATTTTTGTATGGTCGGATGTTCGCCACACACGGGACAATTTACATTTTTATCGCGCAAATTGATATTGCGAAATTTCGTTTCTAATCCGTCATATAACAGAAGTTGACCAGATAATATGTGTGGCATGTTGAGCAGAACTTTTAAAGCTTCTACTGCTTGTAAAACGCCAATGGTACCAACAACTGTAATAGAtagtttttatataaaataaattaaacaatacagtaaataattataaatacctgGCCCAAAAACACCACCGTCGCCGCAATTTGTTACAGTCTCTGGTGGAGGAGGTTTAGGAAATATACATCTGTAGCAAGGTCCATGATGATTAAATACAGTTAAGTGTCCCTCGAATCTTAGTGCAGAACCAGAAACTAAAGGTTTCTTACTCAGAACACACGCATCATTTAATAGATAACGTGTAGCTACATTATCAGTTGCATCTAATACTACATCAtaacattttattatttctaaaGCATTACTACTATCCAGTTGGATTTTATATGGAGTAATTTTAATGTTACTATTTAGGCTAAAattagaatattatttataatgtaCAGTGatacaatatataatatataatattatatgaaTTCGTATATACCGATTAAGATTTTCTGCAGCAGCATTTACTTTTGGTGTTCCAATGTTTATTTCTGTGAATAACAACTGTCTATGAAGATTGTTAATTTCAACATCAtcatagtcaattataccaatGTGTCCAATACCGGCAGATGCCAGATATAATGCTGCTGGACATCCAAGACCACCTGCTCCTACAATTAGTACTGCACTATTTTTTATCTTTAATTGACCTGCAATGACAtaattacaattataatttcagCTTCATCAAATACAAGATGCTATTAAAAAACAATGAATATTAATTGTAGTGGATAAAAACTAATTTGTATaagttttcttttattaaaatttcaaaaaatacgATATACCTTTCACGCCAACTTCTGACAAAAACATTTGCCTGCTATATCTTGATATCTCATCGTTGCTCAACCCACAGTCTTGTACAATTTGTTTTTCGCGCCTTAAAGCAGCCAGTTGGGCTTCTTTCGCGCGTAATAACTCATGTAATTCCGTAATTTCAACAACCAATTCTTTTTCATTCATATCTACTAAATGAACCCTCAGAAATTAGTTATTAACTTGTGTTTTTTTTAAGAttcaaaatagaaattcgattGGGATccttgaaaaaagaaaaagaggctCGATTAGGTTATGCCGACGCATTATACTCGTGGATGATCATGGAGTTGAGGAACACAGATTGCACGACGTAATGGGAGAttcgtttaataaaattttaataacaaaGCAAATAGAATTGCTCTatatgtttcagtgttatattgTTAATCCTCAATATTGTTGGCAATGATGTCGACAACTTGCGTATTTAAATTCATGTTCACTGCAAGTGGTTTCGCGTAGATGACATTGTTCTAACTGCGTATTGGTGTATGTAAAATTGATCAATTGAATGATAGTAATTAATCTCATTAAACGCAAGACTATAAATCTATAAGCGGTGTAAGATGCTATAAAGATTCCTTGCGAATTAAGGAATCTTTTAAAGAGGTATCACTTGACTAGGTTTATCGCTTTAATTGTAAATAGTACATTCATCACTGAATTTTTCCGGGTTTAAAACATATACATcggaaaaaatattgtatatattGGAAGTTACAAGTGAATGTATATAGAATCTGAACCGACGGAGGTCCAGCGTGTGAAATTACATGTATGTATTTCGAGTGCGTTGTGCGATCGCGTGATACGGATTTCGTGAATGTTTAAAACAAGATTAAAAGAGAAGAAAGCAGAGAAAGCTGAAACAATTCTGCGGAGCTAGTTCACTAGAAATCACAATGCACTTGAACGCAATAATTCTTTCGAGGTCTGCGTGTTTATTCGGACAGTGTCGTGCGCAATAAGCGCAGTACAGTCTTGGGCAAAGGTACTTAGGAAGCTGATGATTAATGTCACGGTCAGCAAGATTCTCACTTTTGACAAGTGTACACAGGGAAATCATGATATTCTAATCGTAAGCGACAACGCTCGCGTTGTTTGTG
This region includes:
- the Galt gene encoding galactose-1-phosphate uridylyltransferase isoform X1; its protein translation is MSASTGNSKENVPQHDTETLKGEFNPTEHQHIRYNPLKGEWVIVSPNRMKRPWGGQIEPSIEEELPDYDPDNPLCPGNVRASGQITPIYENTYSFVNDFPALLESVPSPSVSEDELFQMDSARGTCKVMCFHPKSNVTIALMKTSEIKEVVKRWIFEMLELGEKWTWVQIFENRGALMGCSNVHPHCQIWASSFLPNEAKIKDRYLSDYYNRNKKPLLIDYVQKELLKKERIVLENRDWVVLVPFWAVWPYETMILPKKQISRMQDLTESQQESLAVVMKILCTKYDNLFNCSFPYSMGWHGAPTGPYAKQDYPYWTFHGIYLPPLLHSANIKKYMSGYELFAQAQRDLTPEQAAEKLRSLSNSHFKHPETSLTSCEIDKYFK
- the Galt gene encoding galactose-1-phosphate uridylyltransferase isoform X2; this encodes MFQLLDQYFIEHQHIRYNPLKGEWVIVSPNRMKRPWGGQIEPSIEEELPDYDPDNPLCPGNVRASGQITPIYENTYSFVNDFPALLESVPSPSVSEDELFQMDSARGTCKVMCFHPKSNVTIALMKTSEIKEVVKRWIFEMLELGEKWTWVQIFENRGALMGCSNVHPHCQIWASSFLPNEAKIKDRYLSDYYNRNKKPLLIDYVQKELLKKERIVLENRDWVVLVPFWAVWPYETMILPKKQISRMQDLTESQQESLAVVMKILCTKYDNLFNCSFPYSMGWHGAPTGPYAKQDYPYWTFHGIYLPPLLHSANIKKYMSGYELFAQAQRDLTPEQAAEKLRSLSNSHFKHPETSLTSCEIDKYFK
- the Uba4 gene encoding ubiquitin-like activating enzyme 4 isoform X1 — encoded protein: MNEKELVVEITELHELLRAKEAQLAALRREKQIVQDCGLSNDEISRYSRQMFLSEVGVKGQLKIKNSAVLIVGAGGLGCPAALYLASAGIGHIGIIDYDDVEINNLHRQLLFTEINIGTPKVNAAAENLNRLNSNIKITPYKIQLDSSNALEIIKCYDVVLDATDNVATRYLLNDACVLSKKPLVSGSALRFEGHLTVFNHHGPCYRCIFPKPPPPETVTNCGDGGVFGPVVGTIGVLQAVEALKVLLNMPHILSGQLLLYDGLETKFRNINLRDKNVNCPVCGEHPTIQKLIDYEQFCGAKANDKDPKLTILKNEERISVEEYNATLKLGTKPHMLIDVRSPEEFQICRLKNSVNVPLNEINNNERIMLIKNKMQEMRKDHDEIGLYVMCRRGNDSQKAVKHFQKMLNESNLEIKDIIGGIHAWSKKIDHTFPVY
- the Uba4 gene encoding ubiquitin-like activating enzyme 4 isoform X2, producing the protein MNEKELVVEITELHELLRAKEAQLAALRREKQIVQDCGLSNDEISRYSRQMFLSEVGVKGQLKIKNSAVLIVGAGGLGCPAALYLASAGIGHIGIIDYDDVEINNLHRQLLFTEINIGTPKVNAAAENLNRLNSNIKITPYKIQLDSSNALEIIKCYDVVLDATDNVATRYLLNDACVLSKKPLVSGSALRFEGHLTVFNHHGPCYRCIFPKPPPPETVTNCGDGGVFGPVVGTIGVLQAVEALKVLLNMPHILSGQLLLYDGLETKFRNINLRDKNVNCPVCGEHPTIQKLIDYEQFCGAKANDKDPKLTILKNEERISVEEYNATLKLGTKPHMLIDVRSPEEFQICRLKNSVNVPLNEINNNERIMLIKNKMQEMRKDHDEIG